One genomic segment of bacterium includes these proteins:
- a CDS encoding dihydropteroate synthase, translated as MAAPGKGAAAFWRLRERVLDYAQRPLVMGIINVTPDSFHAPSRAGTARAAAMAREMAAAGADLLDV; from the coding sequence ATGGCGGCGCCCGGCAAAGGCGCCGCCGCGTTTTGGCGGTTGAGGGAGCGGGTGCTCGACTACGCGCAGCGACCGCTGGTGATGGGCATCATCAACGTCACGCCGGACAGCTTCCACGCCCCCTCGCGCGCGGGGACCGCGCGGGCCGCCGCGATGGCCCGCGAGATGGCCGCGGCCGGCGCCGACCTGCTCGACGTG
- the ftsH gene encoding ATP-dependent zinc metalloprotease FtsH, which produces MLLLLLVFLAFQMMSIDREQVYPIGWTAFKEQVEAGNIRSLTKTESTVQGELVQKVPIMLENGTSPEVQRFEIVLLAEDPHFPEWVHEHNPDAFLKGDTPKTSWLSVIVTYYLPFLLILVLWLFFIRQMQGGSNKAFSFGKSKAKLINMDKPTITFQDVAGCDEAKVELEEIIEFLRHPKKFQRLGGRIPKGALLVGAPGTGKTLLARAVAGEASVPFFSMSGSDFVEMFVGVGASRVRDLFEQGKKNAPCIIFIDEIDAVGRHRGAGLGGGHDEREQTLNQLLVEMDGFESNDGVILIAATNRPDVLDPALLRPGRFDRQIVVDMPDLNGREAILKVHMKKIRVGDDVSSRKIAAGTPGLAGADLENLVNEAALLAARKDHQDVWMEDFQEAREKVMLGPERRSMILSEEDKKITAYHEAGHALLSMLCEHADPAEKVTIIPRGQALGITFMPPDKDEHHTSKEKLIDKICVALGGRVAEELFIGKIHGGAYADIKGVTNIARMMVTQLGMSDALGPIAYEEGQEQIFLGRDYGRRRTLSERTQQLIDDEVTHIINEQLERARTLLSEHRDEAEAMGEALLERETLSREEVEMIMAGTPLPAPVVNLPVDDANGDGETATETAAPIEAGTAPDDPHEEPRP; this is translated from the coding sequence ATGCTTCTGCTGCTGCTGGTGTTCCTCGCGTTCCAGATGATGTCCATCGACCGCGAGCAGGTCTATCCGATCGGCTGGACCGCGTTCAAGGAGCAGGTCGAGGCGGGCAACATCCGCTCGCTGACCAAGACGGAATCGACCGTCCAGGGCGAGCTCGTCCAGAAGGTCCCGATCATGCTGGAGAACGGCACTTCGCCCGAAGTCCAGCGCTTCGAGATCGTGCTGCTGGCGGAGGATCCCCATTTCCCGGAATGGGTGCACGAGCACAACCCCGACGCCTTCCTCAAGGGCGACACGCCGAAGACGAGCTGGCTGTCGGTGATCGTCACCTACTACCTGCCCTTTTTGCTGATCCTGGTGCTGTGGCTCTTCTTCATCCGGCAGATGCAGGGCGGCAGCAACAAGGCCTTCAGCTTCGGCAAGAGCAAGGCCAAGCTCATCAACATGGACAAGCCCACGATCACCTTCCAGGACGTGGCCGGCTGCGACGAGGCCAAGGTCGAGCTCGAGGAGATCATCGAGTTCCTGCGCCATCCAAAGAAGTTCCAGCGGCTGGGCGGGCGCATACCCAAGGGCGCCCTGCTGGTGGGCGCGCCCGGCACCGGCAAGACGCTGCTGGCCCGGGCCGTCGCCGGCGAGGCTTCCGTGCCCTTCTTCAGCATGAGCGGTTCGGACTTCGTGGAGATGTTCGTGGGCGTGGGCGCCTCGCGCGTGCGCGACCTCTTCGAGCAGGGCAAGAAGAACGCCCCGTGTATCATCTTCATCGACGAGATCGACGCGGTCGGCCGCCACCGCGGCGCCGGCCTCGGCGGCGGGCACGACGAGCGCGAGCAGACGCTGAACCAGCTCCTGGTGGAGATGGACGGCTTCGAGAGCAACGACGGCGTCATCCTGATCGCCGCGACCAACCGGCCCGACGTGCTCGACCCCGCGCTGTTGCGACCCGGTCGTTTCGACCGGCAGATCGTGGTCGACATGCCAGACCTGAACGGGCGCGAGGCCATCCTCAAGGTGCACATGAAGAAGATCCGCGTGGGCGACGACGTTTCCTCCCGCAAGATCGCCGCCGGCACGCCCGGACTGGCCGGCGCCGACCTGGAGAACCTGGTCAACGAGGCCGCCCTGCTGGCCGCCCGCAAGGATCACCAGGATGTCTGGATGGAGGACTTCCAGGAGGCCCGCGAGAAGGTCATGCTGGGCCCTGAGCGCCGCAGCATGATCCTGAGCGAGGAGGACAAGAAGATCACCGCCTACCACGAGGCCGGCCACGCCCTGCTCTCGATGCTCTGCGAGCACGCCGACCCCGCCGAGAAGGTGACGATCATACCGCGCGGGCAGGCCCTTGGCATCACCTTCATGCCCCCCGACAAGGACGAGCACCACACCAGCAAGGAGAAGCTGATCGACAAGATCTGCGTCGCGCTGGGCGGCCGCGTCGCGGAGGAGCTCTTCATCGGCAAGATCCACGGCGGCGCCTATGCGGACATCAAGGGAGTCACCAACATCGCGCGGATGATGGTAACCCAGCTCGGCATGAGCGACGCCCTGGGGCCCATCGCCTACGAAGAGGGCCAGGAGCAGATCTTCCTCGGCCGCGACTACGGGCGCCGGCGCACCCTGAGCGAACGCACACAGCAGCTGATCGACGACGAGGTCACGCACATCATCAACGAACAGCTCGAACGCGCACGCACCCTGCTTTCAGAGCACCGCGACGAGGCGGAAGCCATGGGCGAGGCCCTGCTCGAGCGCGAGACCCTCTCCCGCGAGGAGGTCGAGATGATCATGGCGGGCACCCCCCTGCCCGCGCCCGTGGTGAACCTGCCAGTCGACGACGCGAACGGTGACGGCGAGACCGCGACGGAGACGGCGGCGCCCATCGAGGCCGGCACGGCCCCGGACGATCCGCACGAGGAGCCCCGGCCTTGA
- the tilS gene encoding tRNA lysidine(34) synthetase TilS produces the protein MSNRDTFLGKVIPELDRLLTLVAAVGTGARPGSGRLGVLVALSGGADSVALLLAAVARRARVGEPVAAAHVNHLLRGDQADRDEAFCDEICRRLDVPLHVHREDPRGPGVRDGAGLEEAARRLRRGHLASVLDAQPRLAACATGHHRDDQLETLVMRFFRGAGAEGMRGIRPVAGRTIHPLLVTDRAEIEAFLAESGQAWRGDPTNEDGSNARGRVRHELLPVARAIFGESVTTAPLRLAQLLDDDVAELEKAAGGLLDGILAKGDGDSLPVDVLTEMSQPLASRLVRMHLRERCGVETDLERAHVVRLLDWLPESRSGSCVDLIDGWRACRDFDRLVFVPPRIVDEISPTAALSLSVRRATAEEIARPAPELGSPVSGPHEWRLTLPDEALRGEPRLRGWRPGDRIVPFGMHGHKKVSDLLREFEVPIRARRDVVLVEDDEGPLWLVGLVRAERTRLLPSTAAAVTLLVRGIGAAGARGESNRSPSR, from the coding sequence ATGTCCAACAGAGACACATTTCTCGGCAAGGTGATTCCGGAACTGGACCGGTTGCTGACACTTGTCGCCGCCGTCGGCACGGGCGCCCGTCCGGGCTCCGGCCGTTTGGGGGTCCTGGTGGCCCTCTCGGGTGGCGCCGACTCGGTGGCCCTGTTGCTGGCGGCCGTGGCCCGGCGCGCGCGCGTCGGCGAACCCGTCGCGGCCGCCCACGTCAACCACCTGTTGCGCGGCGACCAGGCCGACCGGGACGAAGCCTTCTGCGACGAGATCTGCCGGCGCCTCGACGTACCCCTGCACGTGCACCGCGAGGATCCCCGCGGTCCCGGCGTCCGAGACGGCGCGGGCCTCGAGGAGGCGGCGCGCCGGCTGCGCAGAGGGCATCTCGCATCCGTGCTGGACGCGCAACCGCGCCTGGCGGCTTGCGCCACCGGCCACCATCGCGACGACCAGCTCGAGACGCTCGTCATGCGTTTCTTCCGCGGCGCCGGCGCCGAGGGCATGCGCGGCATCAGGCCCGTCGCCGGGCGCACGATCCATCCCCTGCTGGTGACCGACCGCGCGGAGATCGAGGCCTTCCTGGCCGAAAGCGGGCAGGCCTGGCGCGGCGATCCCACCAACGAGGACGGGTCCAACGCGCGCGGCCGCGTACGCCACGAGCTGTTGCCGGTGGCGCGGGCGATCTTCGGCGAGTCCGTCACCACCGCGCCGCTGCGTCTTGCACAGCTGCTCGACGACGACGTGGCGGAGCTGGAGAAGGCGGCCGGCGGCCTGCTGGACGGGATCCTGGCCAAGGGAGACGGGGACTCCCTGCCCGTGGACGTCCTGACGGAGATGTCCCAGCCCCTGGCCTCCCGTCTGGTCAGAATGCACCTGCGCGAGCGCTGCGGCGTGGAGACCGACCTGGAGCGGGCGCACGTCGTCCGGCTGCTGGACTGGTTGCCGGAGAGCCGCTCGGGCAGCTGCGTCGATCTGATCGACGGCTGGCGGGCGTGCCGCGATTTCGACCGTCTGGTATTCGTGCCCCCGCGGATCGTGGACGAGATTTCACCGACGGCCGCGCTGTCTCTCTCGGTCAGACGCGCCACCGCGGAAGAAATCGCCCGCCCAGCACCGGAGCTGGGTAGTCCGGTTTCCGGGCCGCACGAATGGCGCCTGACCCTGCCCGACGAAGCGCTCCGCGGCGAACCCCGGCTGCGCGGCTGGCGTCCCGGCGACCGGATCGTGCCGTTCGGCATGCACGGCCACAAGAAGGTCAGCGATCTGCTGCGCGAGTTCGAGGTGCCTATCCGCGCGCGACGGGATGTCGTGCTCGTCGAGGACGACGAGGGCCCGTTGTGGCTGGTCGGGCTGGTCCGGGCGGAGCGCACCCGGTTGTTGCCGTCAACTGCGGCGGCGGTTACACTGCTGGTTCGTGGGATCGGCGCGGCCGGCGCACGTGGCGAATCGAATCGTTCACCGTCCCGGTGA
- the ilvC gene encoding ketol-acid reductoisomerase produces the protein MAGAKGSDEQRDVYEESEVTLDPLDGRTVAVLGYGNQGRAQALNLRDSGIEVVIGARAGGRGHGRARDDGFVVLSLPDAAAQGDVVMVLLPDEVQGRAWGEWLADALRPGAALGFSHGFAVAFGEIAPADGISCFLVAPKGQGDMLREAYARGGGLPGMLAVTEGSPDGTWALAAAYAKAIGCLRGGGFRTTFREECVADQFGEQAVLCGGLVELVRAAFDTLAARGYSADNAYFECVHEVKLIADLLHRHGLDGMRRMISPTAAYGGLTRGPRLVDDGVRERMGQILDEIESGAFAREFLAEAARDEPAALRLARAEAGSGMVSTGRRLRERLDALGLDDPGPGDPHTLGGDQ, from the coding sequence ATGGCTGGCGCGAAGGGAAGCGACGAACAGCGGGACGTCTATGAGGAGAGCGAGGTTACGCTCGACCCCCTGGACGGCCGCACGGTCGCCGTGCTCGGTTACGGCAATCAGGGGCGGGCCCAGGCCCTGAATCTGCGCGACAGCGGGATCGAGGTCGTGATCGGCGCCCGCGCCGGCGGCCGCGGGCACGGCCGCGCGCGCGACGACGGCTTTGTCGTGCTGTCCTTGCCCGACGCCGCCGCGCAGGGGGACGTGGTCATGGTCCTGCTGCCCGACGAGGTCCAGGGCCGCGCCTGGGGTGAATGGCTGGCGGACGCCTTGCGTCCGGGCGCGGCGCTCGGCTTCTCCCACGGTTTCGCCGTCGCCTTCGGCGAGATCGCGCCCGCCGACGGGATCTCCTGTTTCCTGGTCGCGCCCAAGGGACAGGGCGACATGCTGCGCGAGGCCTACGCGCGCGGCGGCGGTCTGCCGGGCATGCTGGCGGTCACCGAGGGGTCGCCGGACGGGACCTGGGCCCTCGCGGCGGCCTATGCCAAGGCGATCGGTTGCCTGCGCGGCGGGGGCTTCCGCACCACCTTCCGCGAGGAATGCGTGGCCGATCAGTTCGGTGAGCAGGCGGTACTCTGCGGCGGGCTGGTGGAACTGGTCCGCGCGGCCTTCGACACCCTGGCCGCGCGCGGCTACAGCGCCGACAACGCCTATTTCGAATGCGTGCACGAGGTCAAGCTCATCGCCGACCTGCTGCACCGGCACGGGCTGGACGGCATGCGGCGGATGATCAGCCCGACGGCGGCATACGGCGGCTTGACGCGCGGACCCCGGCTGGTGGACGATGGCGTCCGCGAGCGGATGGGGCAAATCCTGGACGAGATCGAGAGCGGCGCATTCGCCCGGGAATTCCTGGCGGAGGCGGCTCGCGACGAGCCCGCGGCGCTGCGTCTCGCCCGCGCCGAGGCGGGCTCCGGCATGGTATCGACCGGCCGGCGGCTGCGCGAGAGGCTCGACGCCTTGGGGTTGGACGATCCGGGACCCGGCGATCCGCATACCCTGGGAGGGGATCAATGA
- a CDS encoding YIP1 family protein yields the protein MNDSVLTRFWTIIFNPSAAMAAVREKPRVLVAALAVILMMGFFTAATLHIAGPEQVDVMRDTRIGRMMPPEDIDKMYDDYLNLTTVDRVKQALPSGFGGAATVFVLGLVFLLFGKLAGGQGTFGQVMGVVFWSNVVSLGYASLIKWPLVLAKGSMMQVSLGPAVLVSGRGVLDPLFGLLSMFDVFTIWGVVLIVIGFEKVHGFARNKAVVAVVATWLLVSLVMFGIGRLFI from the coding sequence ATGAACGACTCGGTGCTGACTCGTTTCTGGACGATCATCTTCAACCCGTCCGCGGCCATGGCGGCCGTGCGCGAGAAACCGCGCGTGCTCGTGGCGGCGCTGGCCGTCATCCTCATGATGGGCTTCTTCACCGCCGCCACGCTCCACATCGCCGGCCCGGAGCAGGTGGATGTCATGCGCGACACCCGCATCGGCCGCATGATGCCCCCCGAGGACATCGATAAGATGTACGACGACTACCTGAACCTGACCACCGTCGACCGCGTCAAGCAAGCCCTGCCCAGCGGTTTCGGCGGCGCGGCCACCGTCTTCGTCCTGGGTCTGGTCTTTCTGCTCTTCGGCAAGCTGGCCGGCGGGCAGGGCACCTTCGGGCAGGTGATGGGCGTGGTCTTCTGGTCGAACGTGGTGTCCTTGGGCTACGCCTCGCTGATCAAGTGGCCGCTGGTGCTGGCCAAGGGGTCGATGATGCAGGTCTCTCTGGGCCCGGCGGTCCTCGTGTCGGGGCGCGGCGTCCTGGATCCCCTCTTCGGCCTGCTGTCGATGTTCGACGTCTTCACCATCTGGGGCGTGGTGCTGATCGTCATCGGCTTCGAGAAGGTGCACGGCTTCGCCCGCAACAAGGCGGTCGTGGCGGTCGTAGCGACCTGGCTGCTGGTGAGTCTCGTCATGTTCGGCATCGGCCGGCTGTTCATATGA
- a CDS encoding efflux RND transporter periplasmic adaptor subunit: MKKWLIIGAVIAVVGLIAANLLKSDTKATEVDLGTIVRKNLVETVTASGTLTPKRKVDVSANTIGKVTRLAVAEGDRVVAGQFLLEIDPTEYASVMRGYQAAVRTAKADLQVVQATVAKTRQDLSRVRSLFDCDLKSQEQLEAAETNLSVDEARVAAAEARFNQAEASLDKARYDLDKVTITAPMGGVVTRLNVEEGENAIMGTLNNPGTVLLVIADLATMEAEVDVDETEVVRIALGQAVGVEIDAFPDTTFVGVVTEIGNSPIYTSTGQSQQAVDFKVTVTLTEQVAGVRPGLSAEAEITVAESDSALAVPIGAVVIRKWPPEERPGRRAARGAAAPDSAARDSVQREEREGVFLVTAGTVAFRPVELGITGEEDFELLSGVEAGDRIVTGPFRELRGLEHGDAVKEAKKKRRDRD, translated from the coding sequence GTGAAGAAATGGTTGATCATCGGGGCCGTGATCGCGGTGGTGGGTCTGATCGCCGCCAACCTGCTCAAGTCCGACACCAAGGCGACGGAAGTCGACCTGGGCACGATCGTGCGCAAGAACCTGGTGGAGACGGTCACCGCGTCGGGCACCCTGACGCCCAAGCGCAAGGTGGATGTGAGCGCCAACACCATCGGCAAGGTGACGCGCCTGGCCGTGGCGGAGGGCGACCGCGTCGTGGCGGGGCAGTTCCTGCTCGAGATCGACCCCACCGAGTACGCGTCGGTCATGCGCGGCTACCAGGCCGCGGTGCGCACCGCGAAGGCCGACCTGCAGGTCGTGCAGGCCACCGTGGCGAAGACGCGCCAGGATCTCTCGCGCGTGCGCAGCCTCTTCGACTGCGACCTGAAATCGCAGGAGCAGCTCGAGGCGGCCGAGACCAACCTGAGCGTCGACGAGGCCCGCGTGGCGGCCGCCGAGGCGCGCTTCAACCAGGCCGAGGCCAGCCTGGACAAGGCGCGCTACGACCTCGACAAGGTCACCATCACCGCGCCCATGGGCGGCGTCGTCACACGTCTGAACGTGGAAGAGGGCGAGAACGCCATCATGGGCACCTTGAACAATCCGGGCACCGTGCTGCTGGTGATCGCCGATCTCGCGACCATGGAGGCGGAGGTCGACGTGGATGAGACCGAGGTCGTCAGGATCGCCCTGGGCCAGGCGGTGGGCGTCGAGATCGACGCCTTCCCCGACACGACCTTCGTGGGCGTGGTGACCGAGATCGGCAACAGCCCCATCTACACGAGCACCGGCCAGAGCCAGCAGGCCGTCGACTTCAAGGTCACCGTGACCCTGACCGAGCAGGTCGCGGGCGTGCGGCCCGGTCTCTCGGCCGAGGCCGAGATCACCGTGGCCGAGTCGGACAGCGCGCTGGCCGTACCCATCGGCGCCGTGGTCATCCGCAAGTGGCCGCCCGAGGAACGCCCGGGCCGGCGCGCGGCCCGCGGCGCGGCCGCTCCGGACAGTGCGGCGCGGGACAGCGTGCAGCGCGAGGAGCGCGAGGGCGTATTCCTGGTGACCGCAGGCACGGTCGCGTTCCGGCCCGTCGAGCTCGGCATCACGGGCGAGGAGGATTTCGAGCTACTCTCGGGCGTCGAGGCGGGCGACCGGATCGTGACCGGCCCCTTCCGCGAGCTGCGCGGGCTGGAGCACGGCGATGCGGTGAAGGAAGCCAAGAAGAAGCGCCGGGACCGGGACTGA